The genomic segment AGTTGTGGCTCTTTTTATGGGGACCAATTAATGGCCGCGGTTTACAGGTATCCCTAGGATATTTCCTGTTGCCCTTAGTCATGGTGCTGGTCGGATGTGTGCTTTATAAGGAAAAACTATCGCGCTGGCAGATGGCAGCAGTCGCACTGGCCATATTAGGTGTGGGACATGAAATCTGGCGAATCGGTTCGATCGCCTGGGAAACGGTCTATGTGGCTTTGGCTTATCCACTGTATTTCTTCCTGCGCCGTCGCTTTGGTACGGATCACTTGGGTGGATTCTGGTGGGACTTGTGTCTGATTCTGCCAGTGGCTTTCTATCTGGGCTTTGTACATAGCGATTCTCTCAAGCTTATGGTCAGTTTCCCTCATCTCATCTTGGCAGTGTTGGGTTTGGGCTTCTTAAGTGCTTTAGGCTTAGGTAGTTATATTCTGGCAAGCCGTTATCTGCCTTTCGTAATTTTTGGTCTGCTGAGCTATCTGGAGCCAGTACTTTTGGCTTTTGCGTCTATGGCATTAGGGGAGCGGGTTGAAGCCGGCGAATGGCTGACCTATCTTCCGATCTGGCTGGCCGTCGTATTGTTGGTAATTGAAGGTATACTACACATTATTGAACAACGAAAAAGACGCCTGACACTAGCACAAAATTTAGAGCGTTATCAGAAACGTTTAGATTCTTGAATGATAAATTTGGCTGAATAAACAACATTTAACAAAAATCTGGTTTTTACAGGGAATAGATGATTTTTCAAATTTTAAATGCAAAATCATCTGACTAATTACAATTATTTTCAAAATTTATAGTGAATATATCGGATTTTCGGCCAGAGTTAATCAGCTTTTGATTCAAACTTGCGGCCAATTCCATTACAATTATCGGGTTTTGAAATTTATGCTTAGATTTACAATTAATTAGAGGACGTATCTGTGAGCAAAGACACTATCGTTGCCCTCCATGCAGAGCACCAAGGTCGTTGGAAAAACCGTGAAGAACTTGCGGAACGTATGATTGCCCTAGTAGGTCAGTTATATCGTGAAAAAAATATCGTAGCTACAGTTTACGGTCGCTCTTTAATTAACCGTTCTGTAATCCAGATCCTTAAAGCGCATCGTCGTACTCGCGTATTAGACGTTGAGCTTTCTGTTGTAGACACTTTCCCAATCCTTGAAGCATTGGCAAAAGTGGAAAACATCGGTACTGCTGAAATTGATCTAGGCAAACTTGCTGTTGAATTCAAAGCAAAAGGTGGTGATGTTAACGCATTCGTTGCTGACGCTGTGAAATCACTTGAAGGCAATGCAACTTCTGTAGAAGGTAAAGACGTGGTGCTTTACGGTTTCGGTCGTATCGGTCGTATCCTGGCCCGTTTGATGATCAGCCAGTCAGGTCTAGGCCGCGGCTTGAACCTGAAAGCAATCGTAGTTCGTAAATCATCTGACGGTGACCTTGAAAAACGTGCGTCTTTATTACGTCGTGACTCAATCCACGGTCCATTTGCGGGTACGATTTCTGTAGACGAAGAAAACGAAGCAATCATTGCAAACGGCCAGTTCATCAAAGTGATCTATGCATCTAATCCATCTGAAGTGGATTACACTGCATACGGTATCGAAAATGCTTTAGTGATCGACAACACTGGTAAATGGCGTGATGCTGAAGGTCTTGCTCAACACCTGAAATGTCCAGGCGCTGCTCGCGTAATTCTGACTGCACCTGGTAAAGGTGACATGAAGAACGTTGTATTTGGTGTGAACCAGGCTGACATCCTTGATGAAGATCAAATCATCTCTGCTGCAAGCTGTACTACCAATGCGATCACTCCAACACTGAAAGTGTTAAACGACAAATACACAGTGATCAATGGTCACGTTGAAACAGTTCACTCGTTCACAAACGACCAGAACCTGATCGACAACTACCATAAAGCTGATCGTCGTGGCCGTGCTGCAACATTGAACATGGTTATTACTGAGACTGGTGCTGCTAAAGCGGTTGCGAAAGCACTTCCTGCACTGAAAGGCAAGTTGACTGGTAACTCTGTACGTGTTCCTACGCCAAACGTATCTCTTGCAATTCTGAACCTGACTTTAGACAAAGAAGTTGATCGTGATGAAGTAAATGAATACATTCGCCAAATCTCAATCAATTCTAACCTTCAAGGTCAAATCGGTTATACAAACTCGACTGAAGTTGTATCTTCTGACTTTATCGGTTCTCGTACTGCAGGTGTATTCGACGCTCAAGCGACCATCACTTCAGGCAACCGTTTAACTTGCTACGTTTGGTATGATAACGAAGTAGGTTATAGCTGCCAGGTACTTCGTATTGCTGAGCAAATGGGCGGCGTAAGCTATCCAAAAGTTCCTGCTGAAACAAATGCATAATTTGTAGAAGTCATCTAAAAAAAGAGCCTCTTTTGAGGCTCTTTTTTATTGTGGAAAATAAAGTTGGCCAATCAGCTTAATAAAATCATATACATTAATTGATGGAAAATTCACCTTGATACGCTCATATGAATCTGTTAGCTTACAAATGGTAAGTACATTAAAAATAGTAAGTAATAACTAAAAACCGTGATCAAGAAAGGAACTCTTCAATGACCAAGTATGCAATCAGTCCATTACTGGGGCAGGTGCTATCCAATGAATGTCCATCCCGTGAAATACTGGAACATCTCACCAATAAATGGTCAGTGCTGGTATTGCACTGTTTAAGTGAGGGCGTACATCGCTTTAGTGAGTTGAAACAGCGAATTGAAGGGGTCAGTGAAAAGATGCTGGCACAAACCTTAAAAATGCTGGAACAAGATGGTTTTATTTTAAGAACGGTATATCCGGTTGTACCCCCTAAAGTGGAATATCAATTGACCATTACCGGTTCGCAAGCGGCAGAAAAAATAAATTATTTGATTGGCTGGGTAGAGCGGAGTTTGCCAGAGATTTTGGAAAATAAAGAGCGTGTTGCTAAATAAAAATTAAATTGCTTTTGGGGCTTAGGATATGAAACCTATCAAGTTAGCCTGTATTTTAATAATGGCTTATTTTTTTCTTTTTATCTTTAGCTGTGCTGTCTTTGGATTATCAAAGTTTAGTATTGATAATGAAAATATCATAATTATAGCTATGAATTGGTCAGCAACTATGTTTGCTCCAGTTGCTTTGTTAATTACATTTAATCTTTGGAAATCGCAAAAGAATACAGAAATAATAGCTGAACAATGTAAATTGATAGTAATAAAAGTGATTGAGCTTGAGCATGTTTATCTTAGATTGAGAGATGGAGTTATTAGTTCCAACAAGACATTTGAGAATGTCAAATTACAGCTAAATAAATTTCGAGAACTAAGGGCGATAATTAAAGAAGAAAATAAGTTTTTGCAAGAATGTTTTCGAAATAGTAATTTTAAAAATGAAATACAAACATTCGATAAGGCAATATTTTCATTACAAAGTCAATTTAGTAATCTAGTTAATAATAGATCTCTTTCATAAATCAAAAAACGATCTTCTTTTTGGTTAATATTTGCACTCCAGATTTCTTGGCATTCATGCATAATCTGCGGATGAAATACATCGATTCAAACAAGCTTTCTGATCCTCAGTTCAAGCGATACACGGGCATCTCATGGTCAACCTTTGATTTAATGGTTGAGCAATTGAAGAAACATGTCCCTGCCAAAGGCAGACCGCCCAAGTTAAGCCTGGAAGACCAGGTTCTGCTCTGTCTAAGCTATTGGCGGGAATACCGAACCTTATTTCACGTTGCGACGAGCTACGGGGTTTCAGAGCCCACAGCCTCAAGAATTGTCCGTCATGTTGAAGACTGCCTGATTCGGTCCAATCTGTTTAATTTACCCAAAGATTTACCCGAGGGCGAAGGCATCGATTGGAATGTTGTGATCGTGGATGCCACAGAAATTCCAATCCAAAGGCCTAAAAAAACAGAAGAAAAGCTATAGCGGCAAGAAAAAGACCCACACTTTCAAAGTACAGGCCATCATTCATTATCAAACTCAAAAAATCCTGAGTTTATGTACGAGTCGTGGTACCGTACATGATTTCGAACTCTTCAAACGTAACTTGAATCAGATTCCTGCAGGTGCATTTATCCTTGCGGATAAGGGTTATCAGGGAATTTATACAGTGTATCCAAATAGCCTGTTGCCATTAAAAGCCAAAAGACACTGTAAATTGGATCCTGAATTGAAAATCTATAATCAAGAAATCAATAAAAGAAGAATCGGAATTGAGCATGTATTTGGCAGTTTGAAAACCTTCAAAATTCTTGCTGAGCGATATCGCAATCGAGGCAAAAGACTAGCATTAAGATTCAATCTAATTGCTGGAATTTATAACTTGGAGCTGAGTGAAAAATGACTTATGAAAGAAATCTAATTTTGAAAATATTAAAGGAAATACTAAGGTTCCTATCTTGCATGAAGAGACTAACCCTTTTATTCGATTTAAGAGAGAGCTAATGAAATATGCGCTTTATGAAAAATAATATAAAGTGTGTGATTCATAGACATCATTTCAATATAATGGGTGTCTATGAACAGAGAAATTCAACAAAGACTCGTATGGGTTAAATTATTTGAAGAGACCAATAATGCTGGCCTGGTTTGTCGGAGATGTGGCATTTCTAGACCAACGTTACGCAAGTGGTGGAAACGATATTCTGAACAAGGTATTGATGGATTAAGTAGTCAGAGTAAACGTCCCTTAAAATCGCCAAATACTAAAATCAATGCTGAGCTAGAAGCTTTAATATTAGAAATGCGCTCGGCTAGAAATCTTGGTGCTCGACGTTTGCAAACAGAATTAATGAGGCTGCACGGAGTCTCGTTGTCCTTAGCGACTATCCATAAAGTACTATCCACCCATCAAGTCAAACCGATTAAAAAATTCCGTCGTAAAGTAGATTTCATTCGTTATGAACGCCCATTACCAGGCGATAGAATTCAAATGGATACCTGTAAACTGGGTCCTGGACTATGTCAGTACACATCTATCGATGACTGCACACGATATCGCGTTTTAAGGATATATAAACGCCGAACAGCAGCGAATACTCTCGACTTTTTAGACTGCGTAATTGAAGAAATGCCTTTTCCCATACAGCGAATACAGACCGATCGTGGACGAGAATTCTTTGCTGAAAAAGTACAGAAAAAAATGATGCAGCATGGAATCAAATTTAGGCCAAATAAACCAGGTTCACCTCATCTGAATGGCAAGGTAGAGCGCTCACAAAAGACTGATAAATCTGAGTTCTACGCTACTGTAGATATCGATTCAGAGGATATCCAGAACAAACTGGCAGAATGGCAGCATTACTATAACTGGATGAGACCACATTCAGCTTTGAAAGGTAAAACACCGATGGAAAGGTACTTTGAATTATGTGAAGAAACTCCTTTCTCAGATGAAGTCCAGAAGCAATACAGCCCCTCAAATGAACGGATTCAACATGCCAATTACAAGATGGATTTAGAGATCGCTAAATTGAAATGATCTCTATGAATCACACATCTGAATATCTGTTGATCAGTTAAAGCAACTCCAATTGAAAAAAGTAAAACTATAAAAATAAAGATGACTAAGCTATAAGAAGAATTACCGTGATTCTGAAATAAGTGAAAACATTTTTATAATTCTTATTTTGTATAAGTTCCTCACAATAATTTCTTGATAAATCGTCAATCTGTATCAGCTTTTTGCTTGAATAATATAAAATAATCTTAAATTGGGTCTTCTTCATGGAAAGCTCAATAAATATAGTCGAGAAATGCTTTAAAATATGGCAGAATAGGCGGTTTTTAAAGTTTTTAGAGGATTGGCATTATGCGCTTTGTTGATGAAGCAGTCATTACCGTAGAGGCTGGCGACGGTGGCAATGGCGTAGCCAGTTTTCGCCGTGAAAAGTTCGTACCATTTGGTGGTCCAGATGGTGGTGATGGTGGTCGTGGCGGCAGCATTTATATTCAGGCTGACGACGACACGAGTACCCTTGTAGATTATCGTTATACCCGTAAATTTCGCGCTGAACGTGGTAAAAACGGTGCTGGCGCAAACTGTGCTGGTCGTGGTGGCGAATCAGTTATTTTAAAAGTTCCTGTGGGAACAACAATCGTCGATTCAGAATCTGGCGATATTATTGGCGATCTGGTTGAAGATGGCCAGAAAGTATTAGTGGCACATGGCGGCCAAGGTGGTTTGGGTAATACGCACTTCAAATCATCAACCAACCGTTCTCCGCGTAAATGTACACATGGTACTAAAGGCGAATTCCGTGAAATCCGCCTTGAGCTGAAAGTACTGGCTGATGTGGGCTTGCTTGGCATGCCAAACGCAGGTAAATCAACCTTTATCCGTGCAGTCTCTGCAGCAAAACCAAAAGTGGCAGATTATCCGTTTACGACCATGGTACCTAATCTGGGTGTAGTGGATGCGGATCGTCACCGTTCATTTGTAATGGCGGATATTCCAGGTCTGATCGAAGGTGCGGCAGAAGGTGCAGGTCTCGGGATTCGCTTCCTGAAACATTTGGCACGTACCCGTATTCTGCTTCACATTGTCGATGTTCAACCGATTGACGGTTCAGATCCAGCTTACAATGCCAAAGCGATTTTGAATGAGTTGCAAAAATTCTCCCCAACACTTTCAAAATTACCGGTGGTATTGGTTCTGAATAAGGTCGATCAGCTTGCTGTAGATACTCGCGATGAATGGTGTAATCACATTCTTGAAGAATTGCAGTGGGAAGGTCCTGTCTTTAAAACTTCAGGCTTAACGGCTGAAGGAACTAAGGATGTGGTGTATTACCTGATGGATCAAATCGAGCAGCAACGCGAACGCGAAGTTGAAGATCCTGAATACGCAGCAGAGATGAAAGAATTCCGTGATCAGCTTGAAGCTGAAACACGTGAACAAACGATTGCTGCGAAAGAAGCTTATCGTGAAATGCGTCGCGCTCAACGTCTGGGCGGCGATGACTTTGATGATGAAGATGATGACGACAGCGACGTAGAAGTATATTACGTACGTTAATCTTTTAAAGATAAGTCTGAGGACAAGATGATAGAAGTGGTAGATGGGCAACGTCAGCTCAAGGGTTGTAAACGAATCGTTGTTAAAATCGGATCATCTTTACTCACAGCAAACGGGCAAGGTTTAGATTTAGATGCGATCTCGCATTGGGCGGGACAAATCGCGGATCTACACAATGCCGGACACGAGATTATTCTCGTTTCTTCCGGAGCTGTGGCTGAAGGTATGGTTCGAATGAAACTTGAGAATCGACCCACCGATCTACCCAGTCTTCAGGCTTGTGCTGCCATTGGTCAGATGGGTTTAATCCAGACCTGGTCAAGTGTGCTGGAAAAACACAGCATTCAAACTGCTCAGGTGTTATTGACTCATGATGACCTGGCAGACCGTCGTCGCTATCTCAACTCTTGTGATGCTTTGCAGCACCTGATTGATTGGCATGTGATTCCGGTCATTAATGAAAATGACACGGTTTCTACTGACGAAATTCGCTTTGGTGATAACGATACCTTAGCTGCGATGGTGGCGGGACAAGTTCACGCAGATCTGCTGATTATCCTGACTGATCAGGAAGGCATGTTTGACTCGGATCCACGTTCTAATCCGGATGCCAAACTGTTCCATACCGTGCGTGCCATGGATGAAAGCCTGTTTGATATGGCAGGCGGCGGCGGAAAATTTGGTCGTGGCGGTATGCTGACTAAAGTTCGTGCTGCACGTCTGGCTGCGAAATCTGGTTGCCCAACCTTGATCGCTAGTGGTGATAGTGACAATGTTTTATCGCGCCTGATGGCAGGTGAAATGTTGGGTACGTTATTTATCACTGATGATGATCGCATGACTGCACATCAGCAATGGTTAGCAGCGCATCTGCAAACTGCAGGTCGTCTGGTGATTGATGATGGCGCGGTTAAAGCCATCAAAGAGAATCACCGTAGCCTATTGCCGGTCGGTGTCAAAGCCGTAGAAGGACATTTTGACCGTGGGGATGTGGTTGAATGTGTTGACCGACAAGGTCACCGCATTGCTGTAGGACGTGTCAACTTCAGTTCACGTTCAGCGGAAATCGTGAAAGGTCTGGCCTCAGATAAAGTGCATCAGGTCTTGGGTGAAGCGCGTTCTTTAGAGATGATTCACCGTAATCATATGGCGATTTACTAAATCTTCGGTCTATAAAAAAAATCCCGCTTTCGAGCGGGATTTTTTATGTCTGGAAATTTACTTCACCCAGCCCATCCGAATAAAAGGCTTAAACAGGAATTGATGAATGCTGAAAATAAAGCTCATGATTTTATTCTCATATTTCCACCAGAGCGGTAAGCCGGCAAGATTGACTGCTAAAGCAATCAGGAATGCTCCCACCATATCAATCGGAAAATGTACACCCACATAAACCCGTGACCAGGCTACCAGCCAGGCAGTCCAGAGCAGGATTCGTCCCAAATCACGTTGTGCTGAGAAATAATAGGCAAAGGCAATCCCGCTAAAAATACTCATGTGATTGCTTGGGAATGAACCTGTAGGTGCGTGCTCAATCAGGGTTTGACCAACCTCCATGACAAAAGGGCGGGGTGTGTTTAGAACGGCAGATAATACCTCGCTAATCGACAAGGTGATTGCTGTGAAGATCGCAGCTTTAATAATCCCTGTTTTGATTTCACGACTGCCACGCAGCCAGGTAATAGCAAAAATCAGCAGAAATAAATACACCAGATCATGCGCTATCAGACTGGCATAGTTAATCATCCAGATCGAGGCTTGGTCAGGTACATTGAGAAGATGAAACAGATACAGGTTTAGTTGATCGAGTGACATGAGGAGAGAGAGGGCTGACACAAATGTCCGTTACTCTAAACCGATCAAAGCTCAATTCATATCTGAGTTTGTATGAATTTGTAGCATTGATTTTTCACAGAATATTCAAGTGATAAAAAACCACCCAAAAGGGTGGTTTTTAAACCTCTAAATAATTTTATTAAGACTTATTTAAACTGAATAGAACCATTGGCGCTCACGGTCATTTTGGATTCACCCGCTGCCATTTCCTGTTCTGGAACTGCTTCGGCATAAGCAGATTTGGCCATCGCCATGCGTGGCACAGGTGGATAACCCGAATTATTGGTGTTGATATTCAGATTCACCAGTTGATAGCCTGGTTTGTTCCAGGCTTGAGCCAGACTTTGCGCACGTTGCTGGAAGTTTTTCGAAGCTTCAAGCATCAGCTCGTTTTCGACTTTCTTACGTTTTGCTTCAGATACTGTGAAGTTAATTGATTCAGTCTGGAAGTTCTGTTGTAGCTCAGCAATCAGTTGCGAGGCGGCTTTAAAGTCAGTTGATTCAATTCGTACCTGCGCACGAGCACGCCATTCTCTTAGCTTACGGTTGTCGTTGTCATAGACTGGATAGGTATGCTGTGAACCAGTTTCAATTTTTACCGTAGGATATTTTTTAGCAGTATTAATGGCCTGTGTCATCAACTGATTGATTTGTGCTGCCAGCTCAGCCGGCTGTTTATTAGATTTTTCAACAAATAAATTGGCGTTCATCAAGTCATTGGAAATATCGCGGCTGGCTTCTGCTGAGATATTCACCACATTATAATTCAAGGTTTCTTCAGGAGCTGCGAAAGCGGCAGAAGATAATGCGCCGAGCAAAGCAAGCGCTGAAAAAGAAGAAAGACGCATTTTGTTGTCCTGTTTTAGTGGAATTGTTGGCCTTTGGCCTTGTGCTGATCATAAAATACTAAGGTGGAAATGTGTTGATATTCCGAAATTATTGTCGTTGGATTGTTAAAAATATATTTTATTTATTGTAGATGTATCGGAAATAAATGTGATTAAAATTATATACTTATTGAGATAATTGTTTGATAATTACACTGTTGTATTCATGACAACAAAATTGCATAAAATGTTTAGGGTTCCTTGTCATTGCCATGCATAAAGTTGATAATTTAGACAGCAACATTTTTTGATATATTTTTTCAATAACAGCCGAGGCAAATTGATACTAAAAGTTGTTTATTTTCCTGAAAAAAACTGTATCATCCGCCTCTCCTAGTTACTGAATAGAAAATTGTCTAACTAGATTATATAAAGCACCGAGTCAAACGACCGCAAGTCACCAGACTTATTTCTTTCAACCCATATCAGAGATGGTAATTCGATATGAGCGTTTCTTCTGTAAATCCTGCCACCAATTCCACAAACGAATACTACTTGACTCGCCAAAGTCAGATGGAATCGAATGTGCGTAGTTATCCACGTAAATTACCGTTAGCGATAGCGAAAGCACAAGGTTGCTGGGTTACCGATGTTGAAGGTACGGAGTACCTTGATTGTTTAGCTGGGGCAGGGACATTGGCATTAGGCCATAATCACCCTGCGGTCATTCAAAGTATCCAGGACACACTTGCAAGCGGTCTTCCATTGCATACGCTGGATCTCACCACTCCTTTAAAAGATGCTTTTACTGAAGCACTTCTTGCTTACCTGCCAGGTGGCAAAGAAGAATACTGCTTACAGTTCTGTGGACCATCTGGTGCAGATGCGACTGAAGCAGCGATTAAACTTGCTAAAACCTTTACTGGCCGTAGTTCAGTGATCAGCTTCTCTGGTGGCTATCACGGTATGACTCACGGTTCTTTGGCAATGACAGGTAACCTGTCTGCGAAGAACTCAGTGAATGGTTTAATGCCAGGCGTTCAATTCATGCCATATCCGCATGAATACCGTTGCCCATTGGGTCTAGGCGGTGAAGCGGGCGTTGATGCTTTGACTTATTATTTCGAAAACTTCATTGAAGATGTCGAAAGCGGTGTAACCAAGCCAGCAGCTGTAATTCTTGAAGCGATTCAGGGTGAAGGCGGTGTGGTAACAGCACCAGTAAAATGGCTGCAAAAAATCCGTGAAGTAACAGAAAAACACAACATTGTGTTGATTCTTGACGAAGTTCAAGCAGGCTTTGCGCGTTCAGGCAAAATGTTCGCATTCGAACATGCGGGTATCGAACCTGATGTGGTTGTAATGTCTAAAGCTGTTGGCGGTAGTTTGCCACTTGCAGTACTGGGTATCAAACGTAAATTTGATGCATGGCAACCTGCTGGCCACACCGGCACTTTCCGTGGTAACCAGCTGGCAATGGGTACAGGTCTTGCGACTCTACAAACCATTAAAGAACAAAATCTTGCGCAAAATGCACAAGAACGCGGTGATTTCCTGCAAGCTGAACTGAAAAAACTGGCGGCTGAATTCCCATGTATCGGTAATGTACGTGGTCGCGGTCTGATGATCGGTGTTGAAATCGTGGATGAGCGTAAACCAGCGGATCATATGGGTTCTTTCCCTGCTGATGGCCAATTGGCTGCAGCAATTCAAACCGCTTGTTTCAACAACAAACTGTTGCTGGAAAAAGGTGGTCGTAACGGTACAGTA from the Acinetobacter sp. YWS30-1 genome contains:
- the rarD gene encoding EamA family transporter RarD is translated as MYKGIALSVLASVVFGVLYIFTPFLQPLDSEQTFAWRMLATIPFLTAFMWWSGDLSHITQILKRILKQPAFLLWLIISSLLCTTQLWLFLWGPINGRGLQVSLGYFLLPLVMVLVGCVLYKEKLSRWQMAAVALAILGVGHEIWRIGSIAWETVYVALAYPLYFFLRRRFGTDHLGGFWWDLCLILPVAFYLGFVHSDSLKLMVSFPHLILAVLGLGFLSALGLGSYILASRYLPFVIFGLLSYLEPVLLAFASMALGERVEAGEWLTYLPIWLAVVLLVIEGILHIIEQRKRRLTLAQNLERYQKRLDS
- a CDS encoding glyceraldehyde-3-phosphate dehydrogenase; this translates as MSKDTIVALHAEHQGRWKNREELAERMIALVGQLYREKNIVATVYGRSLINRSVIQILKAHRRTRVLDVELSVVDTFPILEALAKVENIGTAEIDLGKLAVEFKAKGGDVNAFVADAVKSLEGNATSVEGKDVVLYGFGRIGRILARLMISQSGLGRGLNLKAIVVRKSSDGDLEKRASLLRRDSIHGPFAGTISVDEENEAIIANGQFIKVIYASNPSEVDYTAYGIENALVIDNTGKWRDAEGLAQHLKCPGAARVILTAPGKGDMKNVVFGVNQADILDEDQIISAASCTTNAITPTLKVLNDKYTVINGHVETVHSFTNDQNLIDNYHKADRRGRAATLNMVITETGAAKAVAKALPALKGKLTGNSVRVPTPNVSLAILNLTLDKEVDRDEVNEYIRQISINSNLQGQIGYTNSTEVVSSDFIGSRTAGVFDAQATITSGNRLTCYVWYDNEVGYSCQVLRIAEQMGGVSYPKVPAETNA
- a CDS encoding helix-turn-helix domain-containing protein is translated as MTKYAISPLLGQVLSNECPSREILEHLTNKWSVLVLHCLSEGVHRFSELKQRIEGVSEKMLAQTLKMLEQDGFILRTVYPVVPPKVEYQLTITGSQAAEKINYLIGWVERSLPEILENKERVAK
- a CDS encoding transposase family protein, producing MKYIDSNKLSDPQFKRYTGISWSTFDLMVEQLKKHVPAKGRPPKLSLEDQVLLCLSYWREYRTLFHVATSYGVSEPTASRIVRHVEDCLIRSNLFNLPKDLPEGEGIDWNVVIVDATEIPIQRPKKTEEKL
- a CDS encoding transposase family protein, encoding MPQKFQSKGLKKQKKSYSGKKKTHTFKVQAIIHYQTQKILSLCTSRGTVHDFELFKRNLNQIPAGAFILADKGYQGIYTVYPNSLLPLKAKRHCKLDPELKIYNQEINKRRIGIEHVFGSLKTFKILAERYRNRGKRLALRFNLIAGIYNLELSEK
- a CDS encoding IS481 family transposase; the encoded protein is MNREIQQRLVWVKLFEETNNAGLVCRRCGISRPTLRKWWKRYSEQGIDGLSSQSKRPLKSPNTKINAELEALILEMRSARNLGARRLQTELMRLHGVSLSLATIHKVLSTHQVKPIKKFRRKVDFIRYERPLPGDRIQMDTCKLGPGLCQYTSIDDCTRYRVLRIYKRRTAANTLDFLDCVIEEMPFPIQRIQTDRGREFFAEKVQKKMMQHGIKFRPNKPGSPHLNGKVERSQKTDKSEFYATVDIDSEDIQNKLAEWQHYYNWMRPHSALKGKTPMERYFELCEETPFSDEVQKQYSPSNERIQHANYKMDLEIAKLK
- the cgtA gene encoding Obg family GTPase CgtA, with the translated sequence MRFVDEAVITVEAGDGGNGVASFRREKFVPFGGPDGGDGGRGGSIYIQADDDTSTLVDYRYTRKFRAERGKNGAGANCAGRGGESVILKVPVGTTIVDSESGDIIGDLVEDGQKVLVAHGGQGGLGNTHFKSSTNRSPRKCTHGTKGEFREIRLELKVLADVGLLGMPNAGKSTFIRAVSAAKPKVADYPFTTMVPNLGVVDADRHRSFVMADIPGLIEGAAEGAGLGIRFLKHLARTRILLHIVDVQPIDGSDPAYNAKAILNELQKFSPTLSKLPVVLVLNKVDQLAVDTRDEWCNHILEELQWEGPVFKTSGLTAEGTKDVVYYLMDQIEQQREREVEDPEYAAEMKEFRDQLEAETREQTIAAKEAYREMRRAQRLGGDDFDDEDDDDSDVEVYYVR
- the proB gene encoding glutamate 5-kinase produces the protein MIEVVDGQRQLKGCKRIVVKIGSSLLTANGQGLDLDAISHWAGQIADLHNAGHEIILVSSGAVAEGMVRMKLENRPTDLPSLQACAAIGQMGLIQTWSSVLEKHSIQTAQVLLTHDDLADRRRYLNSCDALQHLIDWHVIPVINENDTVSTDEIRFGDNDTLAAMVAGQVHADLLIILTDQEGMFDSDPRSNPDAKLFHTVRAMDESLFDMAGGGGKFGRGGMLTKVRAARLAAKSGCPTLIASGDSDNVLSRLMAGEMLGTLFITDDDRMTAHQQWLAAHLQTAGRLVIDDGAVKAIKENHRSLLPVGVKAVEGHFDRGDVVECVDRQGHRIAVGRVNFSSRSAEIVKGLASDKVHQVLGEARSLEMIHRNHMAIY
- a CDS encoding phosphatase PAP2 family protein; protein product: MSLDQLNLYLFHLLNVPDQASIWMINYASLIAHDLVYLFLLIFAITWLRGSREIKTGIIKAAIFTAITLSISEVLSAVLNTPRPFVMEVGQTLIEHAPTGSFPSNHMSIFSGIAFAYYFSAQRDLGRILLWTAWLVAWSRVYVGVHFPIDMVGAFLIALAVNLAGLPLWWKYENKIMSFIFSIHQFLFKPFIRMGWVK
- a CDS encoding SIMPL domain-containing protein (The SIMPL domain is named for its presence in mouse protein SIMPL (signalling molecule that associates with mouse pelle-like kinase). Bacterial member BP26, from Brucella, was shown to assemble into a channel-like structure, while YggE from E. coli has been associated with resistance to oxidative stress.) codes for the protein MRLSSFSALALLGALSSAAFAAPEETLNYNVVNISAEASRDISNDLMNANLFVEKSNKQPAELAAQINQLMTQAINTAKKYPTVKIETGSQHTYPVYDNDNRKLREWRARAQVRIESTDFKAASQLIAELQQNFQTESINFTVSEAKRKKVENELMLEASKNFQQRAQSLAQAWNKPGYQLVNLNINTNNSGYPPVPRMAMAKSAYAEAVPEQEMAAGESKMTVSANGSIQFK
- a CDS encoding diaminobutyrate--2-oxoglutarate transaminase — its product is MSVSSVNPATNSTNEYYLTRQSQMESNVRSYPRKLPLAIAKAQGCWVTDVEGTEYLDCLAGAGTLALGHNHPAVIQSIQDTLASGLPLHTLDLTTPLKDAFTEALLAYLPGGKEEYCLQFCGPSGADATEAAIKLAKTFTGRSSVISFSGGYHGMTHGSLAMTGNLSAKNSVNGLMPGVQFMPYPHEYRCPLGLGGEAGVDALTYYFENFIEDVESGVTKPAAVILEAIQGEGGVVTAPVKWLQKIREVTEKHNIVLILDEVQAGFARSGKMFAFEHAGIEPDVVVMSKAVGGSLPLAVLGIKRKFDAWQPAGHTGTFRGNQLAMGTGLATLQTIKEQNLAQNAQERGDFLQAELKKLAAEFPCIGNVRGRGLMIGVEIVDERKPADHMGSFPADGQLAAAIQTACFNNKLLLEKGGRNGTVIRLLCPLIITQAECEEVLVRFKKAVAEALIAVRGA